In one Pseudoclavibacter sp. Marseille-Q3772 genomic region, the following are encoded:
- a CDS encoding thiolase family protein has protein sequence MVSNPDVFFIDGVRTPFGRAGEKGLYWRTRADDLATKSIAALVERNSRIPTERYDDVAIAATTQTGDQGLTLGRSCAILAGLPETTPGLAIDRMCAGAMTAMSLLGAGIGFGQYDIAIAGGVEHMGHHPMGADADPNPRFLAEKLVAPDALNMGVTAERLHDRFPSLTKERADAYAVESQRKAAAAYERGAFERDLVSVAIESDAGWGLATRDEHLRPDTSMDGLRDLRTPFRAHGRVTAGNASPLTDGVAMTLLASKDAVREFGLTPRMRLVSFGFAGVEPEVMGLGPIPSTERALKRAGLSIRDIGLFELNEAFAVQVLTFLDHYRIPQDSDRVNQYGGAIALGHPLAASGARLAMQLANQFEAHPEVRYGLTAMCVGLGQGGTMIWENPHWNGKKHRVVATQPQRNGIEHGGLS, from the coding sequence ATGGTGTCTAACCCAGACGTGTTCTTCATTGACGGTGTCCGCACACCCTTTGGTCGCGCCGGCGAGAAGGGGCTGTATTGGCGTACTCGCGCGGACGACCTGGCCACGAAATCGATTGCGGCGCTGGTCGAACGCAATTCGCGGATCCCAACCGAGCGATACGACGATGTCGCAATCGCCGCGACCACGCAGACCGGTGACCAAGGGCTCACGCTCGGCCGCAGCTGCGCGATCCTCGCGGGTCTTCCGGAGACCACGCCGGGACTTGCAATTGACCGGATGTGTGCCGGCGCGATGACAGCGATGTCGCTCTTGGGCGCTGGTATCGGCTTCGGTCAATACGACATTGCCATCGCCGGAGGCGTCGAGCACATGGGACACCACCCGATGGGCGCCGATGCCGACCCGAACCCCAGGTTCCTCGCCGAGAAGCTGGTCGCGCCGGATGCGCTCAACATGGGTGTCACCGCCGAACGGCTCCATGACCGCTTCCCGTCACTCACCAAGGAGCGTGCCGATGCGTATGCCGTCGAGTCGCAGCGCAAAGCGGCTGCGGCATACGAGCGTGGCGCGTTCGAGCGCGATCTGGTTTCAGTAGCTATTGAGTCGGATGCGGGATGGGGACTGGCCACGCGCGATGAGCATCTGCGTCCAGACACCAGCATGGACGGGCTCCGCGATCTGCGCACACCGTTCCGCGCACACGGTCGCGTCACCGCGGGGAACGCATCCCCGCTCACCGATGGTGTTGCGATGACGCTGCTCGCCTCTAAGGATGCGGTTCGCGAATTCGGGCTAACTCCACGGATGCGGCTGGTGTCGTTCGGGTTCGCGGGTGTGGAACCCGAGGTGATGGGCCTGGGGCCGATCCCATCGACCGAGCGAGCTCTGAAACGCGCGGGGCTCAGCATCCGCGATATCGGACTGTTCGAACTCAACGAGGCATTCGCCGTTCAGGTGCTGACCTTCCTCGACCACTATCGCATCCCACAGGACAGCGACCGGGTGAACCAGTACGGCGGCGCGATCGCCCTCGGCCACCCGCTGGCGGCAAGCGGCGCGCGACTGGCGATGCAGCTGGCGAACCAGTTCGAAGCGCACCCCGAAGTGCGCTACGGGCTCACGGCGATGTGCGTTGGCCTCGGCCAGGGCGGCACGATGATCTGGGAGAACCCACATTGGAACGGCAAGAAGCACCGCGTCGTTGCGACCCAGCCGCAGCGCAACGGTATCGAGCACGGAGGTCTGTCATGA